One region of Megalopta genalis isolate 19385.01 chromosome 15, iyMegGena1_principal, whole genome shotgun sequence genomic DNA includes:
- the LOC117228797 gene encoding uncharacterized protein LOC117228797, with translation MRHFGRCCAYLIAVLLATASARSAETNPTNSIDEETARSTGNSNVFGDLRQIYQVYKECADEELSPCLKVRLLSAVDRMYRSIELNVADGVTFVRDDPVVNEEPAKSIQEIEVTLPRALDDKEDALNTMIFDKVVKFFQSHTLKLKLPNVEELQRSLVEEGRKKKKNLSGLLAIPLLIGGTLVPLALGALALLAGKALIVSKLALVLASIIGLKKLVSGGGDHGHEVVQVGGGHGSSGWARSSHDLAYSAYKPAST, from the exons ATGAGACACTTTGGCCGTTGTTGCGCGTACCTGATCGCCGTCCTGCTGGCCACGGCCTCGGCAAGGTCGGCCGAGACCAACCCGACCAACTCCATCGACGAGGAGACCGCGAGGTCGACCGGCAACAGCAACGTGTTCGGCGACCTGCGGCAGATCTACCAGGTGTACAAAGAGTGCGCCGACGAGGAGCTCAGCCCTTGTCTGAAGGTCAGGCTGCTGTCCGCGGTGGACAGGATGTACAGGAGCATCGAGTTGAACGTGGCCGACGGTGTCACGTTCGTTCGCGACGACCCGGTCGTCAACGAGGAGCCGGCCAAGTCTATCCAGGAGATAGAGGTCACTCTGCCTAGAGCGTTGGACGACAAGGAGGACGCGCTGAACACCATGATCTTCGACAAGGTGGTTAAGTTCTTCCAGAGCCATACGCTGAAGCTGAAGCTGCCGAACGTCGAGGAGCTGCAACGTAGCCTCGTTGAGGAAG GtcgcaagaagaagaagaatctcAGCGGCTTACTGGCCATCCCCCTGCTGATCGGCGGCACCCTGGTCCCGCTGGCTTTGGGCGCCCTGGCCTTGCTCGCTGGCAAAGCGTTGATCGTCAGCAAGCTCGCGCTGGTGCTCGCCTCGATCATCGGCCTGAAGAAGCTGGTGTCCGGCGGCGGGGATCATGGCCACGAGGTCGTCCAAGTCGGCGGAGGCCACGGGTCGAGCGGATGGGCGCGGTCGAGCCACGACCTCGCCTACTCCGCCTACAAGCCGGCGTCGACCTAG
- the LOC117228570 gene encoding uncharacterized protein LOC117228570, with amino-acid sequence MSKYTVTVLWLLPVFAAALTLPANEKSGNENDLMATIYSDCLKKESINCIKYKVFSYVDKMLADKEDITLTDGITVVKTSNTEEGAPRSIESSDLETLLLDRLGRFLRTHTVKVDLKGTDILGAIESAGRSFEDFTDNAVESRGKKKKGKILGPLLMAMALKAAALLPLALGAIAAIAGKALLVGKIALVISAIIGLKKLLSSGGKHVTYEVVSHPHHSSSHVVSHDEGHGGGGYGGGGADYGGGYSGGSGHGWARSLPQDAHELAYRAHQPQPQA; translated from the exons ATGAGCAAGTACACTGTGACCGTTCTGTGGCTACTTCCGGTGTTCGCCGCGGCGCTCACGCTGCCGGCCAACGAGAAGTCCGGCAACGAGAACGACCTGATGGCCACCATCTACAGCGACTGCCTCAAGAAGGAGTCCATCAACTGCATCAAGTACAAAGTATTCTCCTACGTGGACAAGATGCTCGCCGACAAAGAGGATATCACCCTCACCGATGGCATCACCGTCGTCAAGACGTCGAACACCGAGGAAGGAGCGCCGAG GTCGATCGAGTCCAGCGACCTGGAGACGCTGCTGTTGGACAGGCTGGGAAGATTCCTGAGAACGCACACGGTCAAGGTTGACCTCAAGGGCACCGACATCCTCGGGGCCATCGAGTCTGCCGGCCGCAGTTTCGAGGACTTCACCGACAACGCTGTGGAGAGTCGAGGCAAAAAGA AGAAGGGCAAGATCCTGGGTCCGCTACTGATGGCCATGGCGCTGAAGGCTGCAGCCCTGTTGCCCTTGGCCTTGGGCGCGATCGCCGCGATCGCCGGCAAAGCGTTGCTGGTCGGCAAGATCGCGCTGGTGATCTCCGCGATCATCGGCCTGAAGAAGCTGCTCAGCTCGGGCGGTAAGCACGTGACGTACGAGGTGGTCTCGCATCCCCATCACAGCAGCAGCCACGTAGTCAGCCACGACGAAGGACACGGTGGCGGCGGTTATGGTGGCGGTGGCGCCGACTATGGCGGCGGTTACTCCGGCGGCAGTGGCCACGGATGGGCCAGGAGCCTGCCCCAGGATGCCCACGAGTTGGCCTATCGCGCCCATCAACCTCAACCGCAAGCATGA